A window of Peromyscus eremicus chromosome 7, PerEre_H2_v1, whole genome shotgun sequence contains these coding sequences:
- the Fbxl12 gene encoding F-box/LRR-repeat protein 12 isoform X2, which translates to MRPKVMWHLLRRYMASRLHSLRLGGYLFSGSQAPQLSPALMRALGQKCPNLKRLCLHVADLSMVPITSLPSTLRTLELHSCEISMIWLQKEQDPTVLPLLECIVLDRVPAFRDEHLQGLTRFRALRSLVLGGTYRVTETGLDASLQELSYLQRLEVLGCTLSADSTLLAISRHLRGVRKIRMTVGGLSAQGLVFLEGMPALESLCFQGPLITPEMPTPAQIVSSCLTMPKLRVLEVQGLGWEGQEAEKVLCKGLPHCMVIVRACPKESMDWWM; encoded by the coding sequence atGCGTCCGAAAGTCATGTGGCACCTTCTGCGCCGGTACATGGCGTCCCGGCTCCACTCGCTGCGCTTGGGCGGCTACCTGTTCTCTGGCTCTCAGGCCCCACAGCTGTCCCCTGCCTTGATGCGGGCCCTGGGCCAGAAGTGCCCCAACCTGAAGCGCCTGTGCCTGCACGTGGCTGACCTGAGCATGGTGCCCATCACCAGCCTGCCCAGCACACTGAGGACCCTGGAGCTGCATAGCTGTGAGATCTCGATGATCTGGCTGCAGAAGGAGCAGGACCCCACAGTGCTGCCACTGCTGGAATGCATCGTGCTGGACCGAGTGCCAGCCTTCCGTGACGAGCACCTGCAGGGCCTTACCCGCTTCCGAGCCCTGCGCTCGCTGGTGCTGGGTGGCACCTACCGGGTCACCGAGACCGGGCTGGATGCCAGCCTGCAGGAGCTCAGCTATCTGCAGAGGCTAGAGGTACTGGGCTGTACCCTGTCAGCTGACAGCACCCTCCTGGCCATCAGCCGCCACCTCCGAGGTGTGCGTAAGATTCGGATGACGGTTGGGGGCCTCTCAGCCCAAGGCCTGGTTTTTCTGGAGGGAATGCCTGCCCTGGAGAGTTTGTGCTTCCAGGGTCCCCTCATCACTCCAGAAATGCCCACACCCGCTCAGATtgtgtcctcctgcctcaccatgcCTAAACTCAGAGTGCTTGAGGTGCAAGGGCTGGGCTGGgaggggcaggaggcagagaaggttcTGTGCAAGGGCCTGCCCCACTGCATGGTTATTGTCAGGGCCTGTCCCAAAGAATCCATGGATTGGTGGATGTGA
- the Fbxl12 gene encoding F-box/LRR-repeat protein 12 isoform X1 — translation MATLFDLPDLVLLEIFSYLPVRDRIRISRVCHRWKRLVDDRWLWRHVDLTLYTMRPKVMWHLLRRYMASRLHSLRLGGYLFSGSQAPQLSPALMRALGQKCPNLKRLCLHVADLSMVPITSLPSTLRTLELHSCEISMIWLQKEQDPTVLPLLECIVLDRVPAFRDEHLQGLTRFRALRSLVLGGTYRVTETGLDASLQELSYLQRLEVLGCTLSADSTLLAISRHLRGVRKIRMTVGGLSAQGLVFLEGMPALESLCFQGPLITPEMPTPAQIVSSCLTMPKLRVLEVQGLGWEGQEAEKVLCKGLPHCMVIVRACPKESMDWWM, via the exons ATGGCGACGCTGTTCGACCTCCCAGACTTGGTGCTCTTGGAGATCTTCTCTTACCTCCCGGTCCGGGACCGGATCCGCATCTCCAG GGTCTGTCACCGCTGGAAGAGGCTGGTGGACGATCGGTGGTTGTGGCGACATGTCGACCTGACGCTCTACACG atGCGTCCGAAAGTCATGTGGCACCTTCTGCGCCGGTACATGGCGTCCCGGCTCCACTCGCTGCGCTTGGGCGGCTACCTGTTCTCTGGCTCTCAGGCCCCACAGCTGTCCCCTGCCTTGATGCGGGCCCTGGGCCAGAAGTGCCCCAACCTGAAGCGCCTGTGCCTGCACGTGGCTGACCTGAGCATGGTGCCCATCACCAGCCTGCCCAGCACACTGAGGACCCTGGAGCTGCATAGCTGTGAGATCTCGATGATCTGGCTGCAGAAGGAGCAGGACCCCACAGTGCTGCCACTGCTGGAATGCATCGTGCTGGACCGAGTGCCAGCCTTCCGTGACGAGCACCTGCAGGGCCTTACCCGCTTCCGAGCCCTGCGCTCGCTGGTGCTGGGTGGCACCTACCGGGTCACCGAGACCGGGCTGGATGCCAGCCTGCAGGAGCTCAGCTATCTGCAGAGGCTAGAGGTACTGGGCTGTACCCTGTCAGCTGACAGCACCCTCCTGGCCATCAGCCGCCACCTCCGAGGTGTGCGTAAGATTCGGATGACGGTTGGGGGCCTCTCAGCCCAAGGCCTGGTTTTTCTGGAGGGAATGCCTGCCCTGGAGAGTTTGTGCTTCCAGGGTCCCCTCATCACTCCAGAAATGCCCACACCCGCTCAGATtgtgtcctcctgcctcaccatgcCTAAACTCAGAGTGCTTGAGGTGCAAGGGCTGGGCTGGgaggggcaggaggcagagaaggttcTGTGCAAGGGCCTGCCCCACTGCATGGTTATTGTCAGGGCCTGTCCCAAAGAATCCATGGATTGGTGGATGTGA
- the Ubl5 gene encoding ubiquitin-like protein 5 — protein MIEVVCNDRLGKKVRVKCNTDDTIGDLKKLIAAQTGTRWNKIVLKKWYTIFKDHVSLGDYEIHDGMNLELYYQ, from the exons ATGATTGAGGTGGTTTGCAACGACCGTCTGGGAAAGAAAGTCCGCGTCAAGTGCAA CACCGATGACACCATCGGGGACTTGAAGAAACTGATAGCGGCCCAAACTGGCACCCGTTGGAATAAGATCGTTCTTAAAAAGTG GTACACGATTTTTAAGGACCACGTGTCTCTGGGAGATT ATGAAATCCATGATGGGATGAACCTGGAGCTTTATTACCAATAG